From the Actinomadura luzonensis genome, the window ACGTCGCCGCGCTCGGCGGGCGGCAGCGGGGCCGACACGCCGCGGCGGGCCGCGTCCGCCGCGCCGAGCAGCAGGGCGGCGCGCCGCGCCCCCTCCACGTCACCGGCGAGGGCCGCCGCCCCCGCCAGGCCCTCCAGGGACAGCGCCATCGCCCGCGGCTCCCCCAGCTTCGCCGCCAGCTCCCGGCCGAGCCCGTGGTGGGCCGCCGCGAGAGCGGCCTCGCCGCGCAGCTCGGCGACGAAGCCCAGCTCGGCGTGGAGCAGGTGCCGGCCCGCCAGGGACGACACCCGGGCGGCGTGGATGCGCTGGAGCCGGGCCTCGGCCGCGTCGAGCTCCCCGGAGCGGCGGTCGCCGAGCGCGAGGCCCATCTCGGCGTGCACCTCGCCGTACAGGTGGCCCTGCCCGGCGGCCAGCCGCAGGGCCCGGCCGTGCAGCTCGCGCGCCCGGTCCCAGTCGCGTTCGAGCAGCGCCAGCCGTCCGAGGCCGGACAGGCGCGCCGACACCTCCGTCTCCAGCCCCAGCTCGGAGGCGATGCCCAGCCCCTCGCGCTGCGCCCGCGCCGCCTCGGCGTAGTCGCCCTGCACCTCGGCGAGCGCGGCCAGTGGGGGCACGGTCTGCAGCTCGCCCCAGCGGTCGCCCAGCTTGCGGAAGAGCGCGGCGCTCCGCAGCCCGTCCCGCTCGACGGCGGCGAGATCGCCGCCGAGCAGCGCGGTCATGGCGCGGAGCGCGAGCGCGGCGGCGACGCCCCACCGGTCGTCCGCGGCGGTGGCGAGGGCGAGGGCGCGCTCGCCGGTCCGTTCCGCCTCGCCGGGCTCACCCGCGTGGAACAGCCCGTACGCGTACAGCCACACGGCCCGCCCGCGCCGGACGGGATCGGCGATGGCGGCCTCCGGGCAGTCGCCGCCGCCGGACCGGTCCCCGGTGAGCAGCGCGAACGCGTTCCGCAGCACCCGGGCCTCGGCGGCGTCCCGCGCGGTCGCCGGCACCTCCTCAAGGGCCCGCCGTCCCTCGTGCAACCGGCCCCGCAGCAGCCACCACCAGGCGAGCGCGACCGCCAGCCGCGCCACCTCGTCCCCGTCCGCCGCGCCGCCGGCGGCCGCACCGGAGGCGGCGTCGGGAGTGCGGGCGGCGTGCAGGTTGGCGGCCTCGGCGTCCAGGCGGCGCAGCCACTCGCGCTGCGCCGGCCCCCTGAGCAGGGGCTCGGCCCGCTCGGCCAGCGCCAGGTAGTGGCGGCGGTGCCGGGCGCGCACGGCGGCCGGGTCCTCGGCCTCCGCCAGCCGCTCCAGCGCGTACGCCCGCACCGACTCCAGCAGCCGGTACCTGGGCCCCTCGGCCACGGCCACCAGGGACCGGTCGACCAGCCGGGTCAGCAGGTCGAGAACGTCGTCCCGGCCCACCTCGCCCCCGGCGCAGACCGCCTCGGCGGCGGCCAGGTCGCAGCCGTCGGCGTGCACCGCCAGCCGCCGCAGCACGGCCCGCTCCGGCGCGCCGAGCAGCTCCCAGCTCCAGTCGATCATCGCGCGCAACGTCCGCTGCCGGGCCGGGGCTCCCCTGCGGCCCTGGGTGAGCAGCCGGAACCGGTCGGTCAGCCGGGCGGCCAGCTCCCGCACCCCGAGGACGCGGACCCTGGCCGCCGCCAGTTCGAGCGCGAGCGGGAGGCCGTCCAGGCGGCGGCAGATCTCCGTCACGGCCTCGCGGGTGGCCTCGTCCAGGACGAACCCCGGGGCGGAGGCGGTGGCGCGCTCGGCGAACAACGCCACCGCGTCGTCGTCCCGCAGCGGCTCGACCAGGTACACCGTCTCGCCGGGCAGGGCCAGCGGCTCCTGGCTGGTGACGAGGACGCGCAGGCCGGGGGCGGCGCGCAGGAGCAGGCCGGTCAGCTCGGCGGCCGGTTCGACGACGTGCTCGCAGTTGTCCAGGACGAGCAGCGCCCGCCGCCCCCGCAGGGCCGCCGCGAGCCGGGCCGCCGCGTCGTCCCCGGGCGCGGGGTGGGCGTCGTCGCGCAGGCCGAGGGCGGCGGCCACGAGCCGGGCCAGGCCGGCGACGTCGCCCGCGCGGTCGCCGGCCAGCTCCACCAGCCACACGCCGTCCAGGCCGGCCCCGGCCCCGGCCCCGGACAGGCGGGCGGCGCACTCCAGTGCCAGGCGGGTCTTGCCGACGCCGCCGGTGCCGGCGAGCGTGACCAGGCGGCTGGTCCCGAGCAGCCGGACGACCTCCGCCGCGGCCTCGTCCCTGCCGATCAGCGGGGTGAGCGCGGCGGCCAGCCCTCCGGCCCCGCGCACGTCGGGGGCGGGGGCCGTGACGGACGCCCCGAGGAAGGAGTCCCGCGCCTCCGCCAACGCCCCCAGCGTGGGCTGCCGGCCTGCCCCGTTGGGCGAAGGTCCTTGAGCGGGCGCGGTGGGCCCAGGCCCTTGAGCTGGGGCTGGGGCTGGGAGGCCGTCCGCCCGGGTCGGCCCGGCGAGCGAGGGCGCCTCAGCAGGCCCGGCGAGCGAGGGCCCCCAGGCGGGCCCGGTGGACGCGGGCGGCTGAGCGGCCCCGGTGGGGGCGGGCGGGTGGGCGGCGGTGGTCAGAGCGGGTGGTGGGGTGGGGGGCGTGACGGGGAGGGGCGGGGTGGTGAGGGTGGGGTCGTGGCGGAGGACGGACCCGTGGAGGGCGGTCAGTTCCGGGCCGGGGTCGATGCCCAGCTCCTCGGCCAGCAGCTCCCGCAGCTCCCGGTACGACTCCAGCGCCTCGCTCTGCCGCCCGGCCGCGTACAGCGCGCGCATCTGGACGGCGCGCAGCCGTTCCCGCAGCGGGTGCCGGCTGACCAGGCCGGCGAGCTCCCCGGCCAGCGAGGCGTGGTCCCCGGCCGCCAGCCGGGCCTCGGCCCGTTCCTCCAGGACGGTCAGCCGCTGCTCCTCCAGCCGCCGCACGGCGGCCCGGGCGAACTCCTCGTCGGCGAAGTCCGCGTACGCGGGCCCGCGCCACAGCCCCAGCGCCTCCGTCAGCAACGCGACCCGCTCCCGCGGGTCCCCGGCCCGCCGCGCCTGGGCGGCCAGCCGCTCGAAGTCGGCGGCGTCCACGCTGTCGAAGTCCACGCTGTCGAAGGAGCCGCGCACGGGGCCGGCGGAGCCGGCGAGGTCGAGGCGCAGGCGGTAGCCGGCGGGCTGGCGCACCACGCGGTCCCGGCCGAGCGCGCGCCGGAGCTGCGAGACCTTGGCCTGCAGGGCGTTGGCGGGGTTGCCGGGCAGGGCGTCGCCCCACAGGTCGTCCACCAGCCGGTCGGCGGGCACCGGCCGGCCCTCGTGCGTCAGCAGGTCGGCCAGCAGCGCCCGGACCTTGGCCTCGGGCACCCTGATCTCCCGCCCGTCGCCGTCCCACACCGTGACGGGACCGAGC encodes:
- a CDS encoding AfsR/SARP family transcriptional regulator; translation: MRFGVLGPVTVWDGDGREIRVPEAKVRALLADLLTHEGRPVPADRLVDDLWGDALPGNPANALQAKVSQLRRALGRDRVVRQPAGYRLRLDLAGSAGPVRGSFDSVDFDSVDAADFERLAAQARRAGDPRERVALLTEALGLWRGPAYADFADEEFARAAVRRLEEQRLTVLEERAEARLAAGDHASLAGELAGLVSRHPLRERLRAVQMRALYAAGRQSEALESYRELRELLAEELGIDPGPELTALHGSVLRHDPTLTTPPLPVTPPTPPPALTTAAHPPAPTGAAQPPASTGPAWGPSLAGPAEAPSLAGPTRADGLPAPAPAQGPGPTAPAQGPSPNGAGRQPTLGALAEARDSFLGASVTAPAPDVRGAGGLAAALTPLIGRDEAAAEVVRLLGTSRLVTLAGTGGVGKTRLALECAARLSGAGAGAGLDGVWLVELAGDRAGDVAGLARLVAAALGLRDDAHPAPGDDAAARLAAALRGRRALLVLDNCEHVVEPAAELTGLLLRAAPGLRVLVTSQEPLALPGETVYLVEPLRDDDAVALFAERATASAPGFVLDEATREAVTEICRRLDGLPLALELAAARVRVLGVRELAARLTDRFRLLTQGRRGAPARQRTLRAMIDWSWELLGAPERAVLRRLAVHADGCDLAAAEAVCAGGEVGRDDVLDLLTRLVDRSLVAVAEGPRYRLLESVRAYALERLAEAEDPAAVRARHRRHYLALAERAEPLLRGPAQREWLRRLDAEAANLHAARTPDAASGAAAGGAADGDEVARLAVALAWWWLLRGRLHEGRRALEEVPATARDAAEARVLRNAFALLTGDRSGGGDCPEAAIADPVRRGRAVWLYAYGLFHAGEPGEAERTGERALALATAADDRWGVAAALALRAMTALLGGDLAAVERDGLRSAALFRKLGDRWGELQTVPPLAALAEVQGDYAEAARAQREGLGIASELGLETEVSARLSGLGRLALLERDWDRARELHGRALRLAAGQGHLYGEVHAEMGLALGDRRSGELDAAEARLQRIHAARVSSLAGRHLLHAELGFVAELRGEAALAAAHHGLGRELAAKLGEPRAMALSLEGLAGAAALAGDVEGARRAALLLGAADAARRGVSAPLPPAERGDVDRVTASATEVLGAAAFAEAFRQGAALTPGETARVAAQQAAAAGTSRPSACAEGCDEG